GTGGTCGTGGGCAGTGTCGGTGAGATGCGGGTGCAGGGTTGGCATGCCGACGTCGAGATCTCGGTCAAGCGCGATGTGGTGGTTCCGGCCAATGTGGTGGCCACCGTCGGGCAGACCAGTCTGCTGGGTTCGATGCATGTGGAGCTCAATACGCCGCTGGGCCAGCAGGGAACGGGTCGGCTTCAGCCGGGTGCGACGATTCCGTTGAGCCGCTCGACCGCGTATCCGTCGACCGAGCAGACGTTGTCGTCGCTGGGCGCGGTGGTCAACGGCGGCGGACTGGGACAGATCGGGGAGGTCATTCACAACTTCTCGGCCGCGCTGTCCGGGCATGAGGGTGCGGCGCGTGATCTGCTGACGCGTCTGGACACGTTTGTGGGGACGCTGGATCAGCAACGCGACAACATCGTTGAGTCGATTCAGGCATTGAACCGGCTATCGGGCACCTTCGCCGCGCAGCGGGACGTGTTGACCGAGGCGCTGCATAAGATTCCGCCGGCCCTTGATGTGTTGATCAAGGAACGCCCGCGGCTGACGGAAGCGCTGGATCACCTTCGGGCGTTCAGCAACACAGCGTCCCGGTTGGTCAACGACGCGCAGGACGACCTGGTGAAGAACCTCAAAAACCTGGAGCCGGCCATCAAGGCGCTCGCCGACGTCGGACCGGAGTTCGGCATGGCGATCGCGGCGGGTTTCGTGTTCCCGTTCACCCAGAACTTCGTCGACCGCGCGGTCCGCGGCGACTACTTCAACCTGCACGTCGATCTCGACCTGTCGATCCCACGGCTTAAGAAGGGATTGCTGTTGGGGACCCACTGGGGCCAGCTGGACGAGCCCGTACCACCGGAGCCCGGGGATCCGTATCGAATGAACTACACCCTCGATCCGTTGCACGACCCCGTGCGGCCGCCGTGGATCGACCCCAATGCGCTGCCGCTGCCCGCGCCGCCGCCGGGATTTGGTCCGCTGCCCGGGCCACCACCGGCCCAGACGCCCGACGCGAGTCTTGGTCAGACGCCACCGCTGCCCGGCCCGTCGCCGGCAACGGCACCGACGGGAGGTGGTGGATAGATGCTGACGCGCTTTGTCCGGCTCCAGCTTTGGATTTTCACGATCGTCGGGACCATCGGCGTGATCTCGATGGTCTTGTTCTACATCCAAGCGCCCACCCTGTTGGGCATCGGCCGGATGACGGTGACGCTGGAGCTGCCGGCTACCGGCGGCCTGTACCAGTTTTCGAATGTGACCTACCGCGGCGTTCAGCTCGGCAAGGTCACCTCGGTGGGGTTGACGCCGACCGGTGCGAAAGCGACGCTGTCCCTTAACACTTCACCCAAAGTTCCCGCGGACCTGACGGCGGAGGTACTCAGCGTCTCCGCGGTAGGTGAGCAGTATGTTGACCTACGGCCCAAAACCGATTCACCGCCATACCTGCACGACGGCTCGGTTATCGCCGCGCGCGACACGACGATTCCGCAAGCGGTCGGGCCGATGCTTGAGCAGCTCAATGCCTTGGTCGGCAGCATCCCTAAGACCAAACTCGGCCAATTGCTCGACGAGACCTTCCAGGGCTTCAACGGTTCCGGTTACGACCTGGGCTCACTGATCGATTCGTCGGAGACACTGTCCCGCGACTCCAACAGCGTCGTCGATCGCACCAAGGCACTCACCGAAGACACTGGGCCGCTCTTGGATACACAGGAACAGACCACCGATTCGATCAGGACGTGGGCACGTAGCTTCGCAGGAATCACGGATGTGTTGGCGAACAACGATTCCCAC
The Mycobacterium sp. 050128 genome window above contains:
- a CDS encoding MCE family protein, producing the protein MIARIAVRRALVVGCCVALSVSGCAFHGLNSLPLPGAVGRGPGANVYHVELPNVGTMESNSPVMVDDVVVGSVGEMRVQGWHADVEISVKRDVVVPANVVATVGQTSLLGSMHVELNTPLGQQGTGRLQPGATIPLSRSTAYPSTEQTLSSLGAVVNGGGLGQIGEVIHNFSAALSGHEGAARDLLTRLDTFVGTLDQQRDNIVESIQALNRLSGTFAAQRDVLTEALHKIPPALDVLIKERPRLTEALDHLRAFSNTASRLVNDAQDDLVKNLKNLEPAIKALADVGPEFGMAIAAGFVFPFTQNFVDRAVRGDYFNLHVDLDLSIPRLKKGLLLGTHWGQLDEPVPPEPGDPYRMNYTLDPLHDPVRPPWIDPNALPLPAPPPGFGPLPGPPPAQTPDASLGQTPPLPGPSPATAPTGGGG